From Streptomyces sp. NBC_01551:
CGGCGAACACGACGGCGGAGCCGGCGGTTCCGGTGGCCCGGCCGGCCGCCTCGTCACGTGCGTGGCCCTCGGCGAGCTCCGCGCGGTAGCGGGAGACGATGAACAGGCCGTAGTCGATGCCGACGGCGAGGCCGATCATCATCGCGAGGGTGGAGGTGGTGGTGCCCAGGTCCAGCGCGTTGGCGAGCGCGGCGATCGAGGAGACGCCGATGCCCACGCCGATCAGCGCGGTCAGCAGCGGCAGCCCGGCCGCGATCAGCGAGCCGAAGGTGATGACCAGGACGATCGCGGCGACGAGGATGCCGACGATCTCACCGGGACCGGACTCGGGCGCCGCCATCAGCGCGTCGCCGCCGATCTCGACGGTCAGCCCGGCGGCCTGGGCGTCCTTGCCGGACTCCTTGAGCGCCTCACGGGTCTCGTCGGTCAGCTCCATGCCGCTGACCTTGTACTTCGTGCTGATGTAGGCGGTGGTCCCGTCCTGGCTGACCGCCTGGGCCTCGTACGGGTCGGCGACCGAGGCGATCTGGTCGGCGCCCGCGCCGTCCTTCAGACCGGTGATGATCTTCTGGACCTCGGTCTTGGTGGCGGGGTCGGTGACCTTGGCGCCGTCCGGGGCCTTGATGACGATACGGGCGGTGGCGCCGTCGGCGGCCATGCCCGGGAAGCGCTCTTCGAGGAGGTCGAAGGCCCGCTGGGCCTCCGTGCCGGGTATCGAGAAGGAGCCGGAGCTGGGTGCCGGCGCGGTCGCGGCGCCGAAGACGGCGGCGAACAGCAGCGCCACCCAGGCGAGGGCGACGAGGCGGCGGCGCCGGAAGGCGCCCCTGCCGAGCCGGTAGAGGAAGGTGGCCACGTCGGTGGTTCTCCCGTTCAGGTCGTGGATGGATCCGGGATCGGATCAGGGCATGGAGAGCCGGCCCGACGACGAGAGCGGCGTGTCAGGAGCAGCAGGAAAGGTGGTGCGGGACCGCGGGGACTGCGGCTTCGTGCGGGGAGCTCGTACTCAGACGCCGAGGGCGGGGAACACCACGGAGTCCATGAAGTCGGCGAGGAACGCCTGGTCCACGGATCGGTCCTCCATCAGCGGCAACGCGATGAAGGCGCCGATCAGCATGTGCGGCACGAAGCGGATCGCGGGACAGTCCGGGGCGATCTCGCCCCGCTCCACGGCCCGTCGCAGGATCTCGTCGAGCCCGGAGATCTCCGGCTCCATGAGCAGCCTGCGCAGCGCCTGGTGCAGTTCGGGGCTCTCGTGGACGGCGTGGGCGAGACCCCGCAGCAGTGCGGTGTCCTTCGCCATCTGCGCGTTGTCGGAGAGCTCGACCATGCGGTGGAAGTCGCCGCGCAGCGTGCCCGTGTCGATCTCCCGGAGGGAGGTCGGCTGGGTACATCGCAGGGCTCTGGCGACCAGCTCGGGCTTGCTCCCCCACTGGCGGTAGAGGGTGGCCTTGCTGGACTTCGTACGGGCGGCGACCGCGTCCATGGTCAGCGCCTCGTAGCCGACCTCGCGGAGGAGGTCGAGGACCGCCTCGTGGAGTTCGGCTTCCCGTTCGGGGGTGATCCGGCTGCGCCGCGACGAGACCTCTGACGAGACTTCTTCGGACATCTCCGACCCCTCCCATCCGAACGAAACTGTTTCGTACACCGATGACGATACCCCCCTCACCAACGAAACGAAACCGTTCCGTTTCGCTTGGCGGCGTGGCATGGATCACGTGTACGAGTTGCCAGGCCCCCTTGGCGCGGAAAGCATTGGGGGGTGAGTCACGACGGCGCGTACCTCCGCTTCCCGCACCTGCACGACGACCTGCTGTGTTTCGCCACCGAAGACGACCTCTGGGTCGCCCCGCTCGTCGCCGGGGGCGAAACCCCCGGCCGGGCCTGGCGGATCACCGTCGACCGGACCCGGGTGGGACACCCCCGGTTCTCCCCCGACGGCCGCCACATCGCCTTCACCACCTGGCGCAGCCTCGACCCCGAGATCCATCTCGCCCCGGTGGACGGCGGTCCGGCCCGCCGGCTCAGCTACTGGGGCGCCACCGACACCCGGGTCTGCGGCTGGACCCCGCCCGACAAGGACGGCCGCAGCGACATCCTGGCCGTGTCCTCGCACGACCAGCCCTTCTCCTACTTCGCGTGGGCCTACTGCCTGCCGACCGACGGCTCCCCCGGCGGCAAGCTCCCCTGGGGCCCGGTCTCGGACATCGCCGTCCACGAGGAGCCCGGCGGCGAGCGCCGCACGCTGCTGCTGACCGGCAAGCCCCCGCACGAGCCGGCCGCCTGGAAGCGCTACCGGGGCGGCGCGACCGGCCGCCTGTGGCTGCACGGCGAGAGACTGCTGGAGGACATCGAGGGCCACCTGGACTCCCCGATGTTCGTGGGCGGGCGGATCGCCTTCCTCTCCGACCACGAGGGCATCGGCAACGTCTACTCCTGCCTGCCCGACGGGAGCGACCTGCGCCGGCACACCGACCACGACGAGTTCTACGCCCGGCACGCCTCCAGCGACGGCTCCCGGATCGTCTACCAGTGCGCCGGGGACCTCTGGCTCGTGGACTCGCTGGCGCCGGACGCCGCCCCGCGCCGGCTCGACGTCCGCCTCGGCGGGCCCCGCGCGGGCCGCCGTACGTACCAGGTGTCGGCCGCCAGCCACGTCGACTCGCTCTCCGTGGACGCCACCGGCCGGGCCAGCGCGGTCGTCGTGCGCGGCAGCCTGTACTGGCTCACGCACCGCGACGGCCCCGCCCGGACCATCGCCGACACCCCGGGCGTGCGGGTACGGCTGCCCGAGATGCTCGGCAGCGGCGGGCAGGTCGCCTACGTGACGGACGCCGAGGGCGAGGACGCGATCGAGATCGCCTACCTGCCCCGGGCCTCCGGGGACCGGGAGCCGCGCCGGCTGGCCTCCGGCGAGCTGGGCCGCGTACTGGAGCTGCTGTCCGACCCGGAGGGGGAGCGGCTCGCCATCGCCTCCAACGACGGGCGGCTGCTGCTGATCGACGCGACCGAGGAGTCCAACGGGGAGGTCACCGAGCTCATCCAGTCCATCAACGGGCCCGTCACCGACCTGGCGTTCTCGCCCGACGGAGCCTGGCTGACCTGGTCGCACCCGGGCGTCGGGCGCTCGCTGCGGCAGATCAAGATGGCCAAGATCTCCGGCCCCGGCGCCCGCCTCATCGTCGACGTCACCAACGGCCGCTTCGACGACGAGAACCCGGTGTTCACCCGCGACGGCCGCTACCTGGCGTTCTTGTCCTGGCGCGGCTTCGACCCGGTCTACGACGTGCACACCGGCGACCTGTCCTTCCCGCTGGGCTGCCGCCCGTACCTGGTGCCGCTGTCCTCGGCGACCCCCTCGCCCTTCGCGTTCACCCCCGACGGCCGCCCGGCGGCGGGCGGACTGGACCCGGTGGAGGGCGAGTCCGGCGAGGGCGACGGCTCGGTCACCGTCGAGGTGGAGGGGCTGGAGAGCCGGGTCACCCCGTTCCCGGTCACGGCCTCCAAGTACTCGGCCCTGTACCCAGTCAGCGGCGGCGGTCTGGTCTGGCTGCGCTGGCCGATCTCGGGGGCGCTCGGCGAGACCTTCGCCAACCCGAACGACACCAGCGGCAAGCCGACGCTGGAACACTTCGACATCACCAAGGCCCGCAAGAGCGAACTGGCCTCCGGGCTGGACTGGTTCGCGGTCAGCGGCGACGGCACCCGACTCGTGGTCAACGACGACGGGGACCTGCGCGCGGTCCCCTCGACCGAGTCGGGCGACGGCGACTCCACCGTCTACCTGGACCTGCGGCGCATCCTGCACGAGGTGGACCCGGCCGCCGAGTGGCGCCAGGCCTACGAGGAGGCGGGGCGGCTCATCCGCGCGTACTTCTGGGAGCCGAAGATGTGCGGCATCGACTGGGACGGGGTGCTGCGCCAGTACCGGCCCCTGGTCGAACGGGTCGCCTCCCCCGACGAGTTCGCGGACCTGCTGCGCGAGGTGCTCGGCGAACTCGGCACCTCGCACGCCTACGTCTCCCCCGCCCGGCGCAACGAGGGCCCGCCGCACTACCAGCGGGCCATCGGGCTGCTCGGCGCCAACCTGGTGCCCAGGGAGGAGGGGTGGGTGGTCAAGCGGATCCTGCCCGGCGAGTCCTCCGACTCCAAGGCCCGCTCCCCGCTGGCCGGCACCGGCATGCGCGAGGGCGCGGTGCTCACCCACGTCGACGGGCGGCCGGTGGACCCGGTGACCGGCCCCTACCCGCTGCTCTCGGCGGCCGGCGGCACCACCGTCGAGCTCACCTTCACCCCGGCCGAGGGTGAGGGCCGCTCCCGACGGGTCGCGGTGGTCCCCCTGATCGACGAACGGCCGCTGCGCTACCAGGACTGGGTGTCCAAGCGGCGCGCCGTGGTCCGGGAGGTCAGCGGCGGCAAGTGCGGCTACCTGCACATCCCCGACATGGGCGGCTCCGGCTGGGCGCAGTTCAACCGGGACCTGCGCGCGGAGATGTCCCGGCCGGCGCTGATCGTGGACGTGCGCGGCAACGCGGGCGGGCACATCAGCGAGCTGGTGGTGGAGAAGCTGACCCGCTCGATCCTCGGCTGGGACCTGACGCGGGGCGCCCAGCCGGTCTCGTACGCCTCGAACGCGCCGCGCGGTCCGATCGTCGCGCTGGCCGACGAGGCGACCTCCTCCGACGGCGACATGATCACCGCGGCGTTCAAACTGCTGGGCCTGGGCCCGGTGGTGGGCCAGCGCACCTGGGGCGGGGTGGTCGGCATGACCGGCCGGCACCGCCTCGGCGACGGGACGGTGATCACGGTGCCGATGAACGCCGCCTGGTTCCCGGAGTACGGCTGGTCGGTGGAGAACCACGGCGTGGAACCGGACTTGGCGATCCTGCGCACCCCGCTCGACTGGGCGGAGGGACGGCACGCGCAGCTGGACGACGCCGTGCACCTGGCGCTGGAGCTGCTGGAGCAGGACCCGGCCGCGGTGCCGCCCGGCTACACGGACGTACCGGACCTGCGGCGTCCGAAGCTGCCGCCGCGGTAGGGCCCGCGGGCTGCCGCCCGCGGGCACGGCGAAGGGGCGCGACCCGCGCTACGGGTCGCGCCCCTTCGGACGTGGGTCAGATCAGATGTCCCAGTTGTCGTCGAGCTCGTCGTGCACCTTGGGCGCCTTCGGCTTGCCCTGGCGCTTCTTGTC
This genomic window contains:
- a CDS encoding TetR/AcrR family transcriptional regulator, which gives rise to MSEEVSSEVSSRRSRITPEREAELHEAVLDLLREVGYEALTMDAVAARTKSSKATLYRQWGSKPELVARALRCTQPTSLREIDTGTLRGDFHRMVELSDNAQMAKDTALLRGLAHAVHESPELHQALRRLLMEPEISGLDEILRRAVERGEIAPDCPAIRFVPHMLIGAFIALPLMEDRSVDQAFLADFMDSVVFPALGV
- a CDS encoding S41 family peptidase encodes the protein MSHDGAYLRFPHLHDDLLCFATEDDLWVAPLVAGGETPGRAWRITVDRTRVGHPRFSPDGRHIAFTTWRSLDPEIHLAPVDGGPARRLSYWGATDTRVCGWTPPDKDGRSDILAVSSHDQPFSYFAWAYCLPTDGSPGGKLPWGPVSDIAVHEEPGGERRTLLLTGKPPHEPAAWKRYRGGATGRLWLHGERLLEDIEGHLDSPMFVGGRIAFLSDHEGIGNVYSCLPDGSDLRRHTDHDEFYARHASSDGSRIVYQCAGDLWLVDSLAPDAAPRRLDVRLGGPRAGRRTYQVSAASHVDSLSVDATGRASAVVVRGSLYWLTHRDGPARTIADTPGVRVRLPEMLGSGGQVAYVTDAEGEDAIEIAYLPRASGDREPRRLASGELGRVLELLSDPEGERLAIASNDGRLLLIDATEESNGEVTELIQSINGPVTDLAFSPDGAWLTWSHPGVGRSLRQIKMAKISGPGARLIVDVTNGRFDDENPVFTRDGRYLAFLSWRGFDPVYDVHTGDLSFPLGCRPYLVPLSSATPSPFAFTPDGRPAAGGLDPVEGESGEGDGSVTVEVEGLESRVTPFPVTASKYSALYPVSGGGLVWLRWPISGALGETFANPNDTSGKPTLEHFDITKARKSELASGLDWFAVSGDGTRLVVNDDGDLRAVPSTESGDGDSTVYLDLRRILHEVDPAAEWRQAYEEAGRLIRAYFWEPKMCGIDWDGVLRQYRPLVERVASPDEFADLLREVLGELGTSHAYVSPARRNEGPPHYQRAIGLLGANLVPREEGWVVKRILPGESSDSKARSPLAGTGMREGAVLTHVDGRPVDPVTGPYPLLSAAGGTTVELTFTPAEGEGRSRRVAVVPLIDERPLRYQDWVSKRRAVVREVSGGKCGYLHIPDMGGSGWAQFNRDLRAEMSRPALIVDVRGNAGGHISELVVEKLTRSILGWDLTRGAQPVSYASNAPRGPIVALADEATSSDGDMITAAFKLLGLGPVVGQRTWGGVVGMTGRHRLGDGTVITVPMNAAWFPEYGWSVENHGVEPDLAILRTPLDWAEGRHAQLDDAVHLALELLEQDPAAVPPGYTDVPDLRRPKLPPR